One part of the Diadema setosum chromosome 22, eeDiaSeto1, whole genome shotgun sequence genome encodes these proteins:
- the LOC140245583 gene encoding uncharacterized protein produces the protein MAMIRMAQRLALSKAPWRLCKSSLKCSIRVLRCSNRGLREVPSDIPPEITTLDLTSNKFEILSNKSFVDVPARLKHVRGLDLEGNKIIHLKLNSFLGMDSLEDLKLGPIVAWRKRSWLIYKCFHLRLLVVGNYELEDAREHQDYRYDLNIIFPDEDEAWVFGEFLVAVQEHLPHFLRNRIVCGDDDLPLGGTRYDAIDRVIENSFKNLVIISKESVNDANYLMTLQFALAHMNDVQLENVAMVFREDIPDNQLPYLVRLFLSKNKPYFQWTEERYQQMLFWEELTKTLRGNKKINGLLPL, from the exons ATGGCCATGATAAGAATGGCACAG CGCCTTGCCTTAAGTAAGGCGCCTTGGCGACTTTGTAAAAGTAGCCTTAAATGTTCCATTCGAGTGCTCCG GTGTAGCAACCGCGGCCTTCGAGAAGTTCCGTCTGATATACCGCCAGAGATAACGACTCTCGACCTGACTTCGAATAAATTCGAAATCCTCTCTAATAAGTCATTCGTTGATGTGCCTGCA CGTTTGAAGCATGTCAGAGGGCTGGACCTTGAGGGAAATAAGATCATACACTTGAAACTCAATTCATTTCTCGGTATGGATTCTCTGGAAGATCTAAAGCTAGGACCTA TTGTGGCTTGGAGAAAGCGATCGTGGCTGATTTACAAGTGCTTTCATTTAAGGCTTCTTGTCGTTGGAAACTATGAGCTAGAGGACGCGCGCGAACATCAGGATTACCGTTACGACCTTAATATCATCTTCCCCGATGAAGACGAAGCTTGGGTATTTGGAGAGTTTCTGGTGGCTGTCCAGGAGCATCTTCCACACTTCCTTCGCAACAGGATCGTGTGCGGCGACGACGATTTGCCTCTGGGAGGGACGCGCTATGACGCCATCGATCGGGTCATTGAGAACAGCTTTAAGAACCTGGTGATCATCAGCAAGGAGTCCGTCAACGATGCCAACTACTTGATGACGCTCCAGTTCGCTCTGGCGCACATGAACGACGTCCAACTAGAAAACGTCGCCATGGTTTTTCGAGAGGACATTCCAGACAACCAGCTACCCTATTTGGTTCGACTGTTCCTCAGTAAGAATAAACCCTACTTCCAATGGACGGAAGAAAGATACCAGCAAATGCTTTTTTGGGAAGAACTCACAAAAACGTTGAGgggaaacaagaaaataaatggtCTTTTGCCTCTCTGA